In one Aromatoleum aromaticum EbN1 genomic region, the following are encoded:
- the thrC gene encoding threonine synthase has product MKYLSTRGHAARPEFCDILLGGLAPDGGLYLPESYPQISRAELDAWRSLSYADLAFAILSKFITDIPAADLKTICDRTYTAEVYRFARPGDDAAEITPVHWLEAGKFGLLELSNGPTLAFKDMAMQLLGNLFEYVLERRGETINILGATSGDTGSAAEYAMRGKHAVRVFMLSPHGKMSAFQRAQMYSLQDENIHNIAVTGMFDDAQDIVKAVSNDAAFKAKYKIGAVNSINWARVAAQIVYYFKGYFAATKSNDEQVAFCVPSGNFGNICAGHIARQMGLPVARLILATNENDVLDEFFRTGVYRPRKAAETHVTSSPSMDISKASNFERFVFDLVGRNPERVAELWKAVDAGGAFDLSASADFARIGDFAFVSGGSSHAGRVATIRKVFEQYGTMIDTHTADGVKVAWDCAGSVPAGVPLLVLETALPAKFAETIREALGREPERPAELEGIEKLPQRVELMAPDVEAVKRFIAERV; this is encoded by the coding sequence GTGAAGTATCTCTCCACTCGCGGCCACGCCGCGCGACCCGAGTTCTGCGACATTCTGCTGGGCGGTCTTGCGCCGGATGGCGGGCTGTATCTCCCCGAAAGTTATCCGCAGATCTCGCGCGCCGAACTCGACGCTTGGCGCTCGCTGTCGTATGCGGATCTCGCGTTCGCGATCCTGTCGAAGTTCATCACCGACATTCCCGCAGCCGACCTGAAGACGATCTGCGACCGGACCTACACTGCCGAGGTTTATCGCTTTGCGCGTCCGGGCGACGATGCCGCCGAGATCACGCCGGTGCATTGGCTCGAAGCCGGCAAGTTCGGTCTGCTGGAATTGTCGAACGGCCCGACGCTGGCGTTCAAGGACATGGCGATGCAGCTGCTCGGCAACCTGTTCGAGTACGTCCTCGAGCGCCGTGGCGAGACCATCAACATCCTCGGTGCGACGTCGGGCGATACCGGCTCGGCGGCCGAATACGCAATGCGCGGCAAGCACGCCGTGCGCGTCTTCATGCTGTCGCCGCACGGCAAGATGAGCGCGTTCCAGCGCGCGCAGATGTATTCCCTGCAGGACGAGAACATCCACAACATCGCCGTCACCGGCATGTTCGACGACGCGCAGGACATCGTGAAAGCGGTGTCGAACGACGCCGCGTTCAAGGCGAAATATAAGATCGGTGCGGTCAATTCGATCAACTGGGCGCGCGTGGCGGCGCAGATCGTCTATTACTTCAAAGGCTATTTCGCCGCGACGAAGTCGAACGACGAACAGGTCGCCTTCTGCGTGCCGTCAGGCAATTTCGGCAACATCTGCGCCGGCCATATCGCCCGCCAGATGGGGCTGCCGGTCGCGCGGCTGATCCTCGCGACGAACGAAAACGACGTGCTCGACGAGTTCTTCCGCACCGGCGTCTATCGTCCGCGCAAGGCTGCCGAAACCCACGTCACGTCGAGCCCGTCGATGGACATTTCCAAGGCGTCGAATTTCGAGCGCTTCGTGTTCGATCTCGTCGGGCGCAACCCCGAGCGCGTCGCTGAACTCTGGAAGGCGGTCGATGCGGGCGGCGCCTTCGACCTGTCGGCGTCTGCCGATTTCGCCCGCATCGGCGATTTCGCGTTCGTGTCCGGCGGCAGCTCGCATGCGGGGCGCGTCGCGACGATCCGCAAGGTGTTCGAGCAATACGGCACGATGATCGACACGCACACCGCCGACGGCGTCAAGGTCGCGTGGGACTGCGCCGGCAGCGTCCCGGCGGGCGTGCCGCTGCTGGTGCTCGAAACCGCATTGCCGGCGAAGTTCGCCGAAACGATCCGCGAAGCGCTCGGGCGCGAGCCGGAGCGTCCGGCCGAGCTCGAAGGCATCGAGAAACTGCCGCAGCGTGTCGAACTCATGGCTCCGGACGTCGAGGCAGTCAAGCGCTTCATTGCCGAACGCGTGTAG
- a CDS encoding homoserine dehydrogenase — MKPINVGLLGIGTVGGGTFTVLKRNEEEITRRAGRPIRITAVADKNLELARKVAGADARLTDDAFSVVADPEIDIVVELIGGYGVAKELVLAAIENGKHVVTANKALLAVHGNEIFAAAQSRGVMVAFEAAVAGGIPIIKALREGLSANRIQWLAGIINGTTNFILSEMRDKGLPFADVLKEAQALGYAEADPTFDIEGVDAAHKATIMSAIAFGVPMQFDAAHVEGITKLDSIDIQYVEQLGYRIKLLGISRMRPEGIELRVHPTLIPAKRLIANVEGAMNAVVVHGDAVGATLYYGKGAGAEPTASAVIADLVDVTRLHTADPEHRVPHLAFQPDQVRDLKVLPIEEVVTSYYLRMRVEDKPGVLADITRILADSGISIEAMIQKEAPEGASQTDIIMLTHSTIEKNANAAIAKIEALPVVQGRITRLRMESLQ, encoded by the coding sequence ATGAAACCGATCAATGTTGGCCTGCTGGGCATCGGTACCGTCGGCGGCGGTACCTTCACCGTTCTGAAGCGCAACGAGGAAGAAATCACCCGTCGCGCCGGTCGCCCGATCCGCATCACCGCAGTGGCCGACAAGAATCTCGAACTCGCGCGCAAGGTCGCGGGCGCCGACGCGCGACTGACCGACGACGCATTCTCGGTCGTCGCCGACCCGGAAATCGACATCGTCGTCGAACTGATCGGCGGCTACGGCGTCGCGAAGGAACTGGTGCTGGCCGCGATCGAGAACGGCAAGCATGTCGTTACCGCGAACAAGGCGCTGCTCGCGGTGCACGGCAACGAGATCTTCGCCGCCGCGCAATCGAGGGGCGTCATGGTCGCGTTCGAGGCGGCGGTTGCCGGCGGCATCCCGATCATCAAGGCGCTGCGCGAAGGCCTGTCGGCGAACCGCATCCAGTGGCTCGCCGGCATCATCAACGGCACGACGAACTTCATCCTGTCGGAGATGCGCGACAAGGGCCTGCCGTTCGCCGATGTGCTCAAGGAGGCGCAGGCGCTCGGCTACGCCGAGGCCGATCCGACTTTCGATATCGAAGGCGTCGACGCCGCGCACAAGGCGACGATCATGAGCGCGATCGCGTTCGGCGTGCCGATGCAGTTCGACGCCGCGCACGTCGAAGGCATCACGAAGCTCGACAGCATCGACATCCAGTACGTGGAGCAGCTCGGCTACCGCATCAAGCTGCTCGGCATTTCGCGGATGCGCCCGGAAGGCATCGAGCTGCGCGTGCATCCGACGCTGATCCCGGCCAAGCGGCTGATCGCGAACGTCGAAGGCGCGATGAACGCCGTCGTCGTCCATGGCGACGCCGTCGGCGCGACGCTGTATTACGGCAAGGGCGCAGGTGCCGAGCCGACCGCGAGCGCGGTGATCGCCGACCTCGTCGACGTCACCCGCCTGCACACTGCAGACCCCGAGCACCGCGTGCCGCATCTCGCGTTCCAGCCGGACCAGGTACGCGACCTCAAGGTGCTGCCGATCGAAGAGGTCGTGACCTCGTATTACCTGCGCATGCGCGTCGAGGACAAGCCGGGCGTGCTGGCCGACATCACGCGGATACTGGCCGATAGCGGCATCTCGATCGAAGCGATGATCCAGAAGGAAGCGCCGGAAGGCGCGTCGCAGACCGACATCATCATGCTGACCCACAGCACGATCGAGAAGAACGCCAACGCGGCGATCGCGAAGATCGAGGCCTTGCCGGTCGTGCAGGGCAGGATCACGCGCCTGCGCATGGAAAGCCTGCAGTAA
- a CDS encoding PhoH family protein codes for MTKRAPRTQKTKLFVLDTNVLMHDPTSLYRFEEHDLFVPIMTLEELDANKKGMSEVARNARQASRMMDDIVSGSPDDIHAGIALDGPSRGLATGKLFLQTEAINVALPAALPTAKGDNHILAVVMHLAERFSQRPVILVSKDINMRIKARALGLDAQDYFNDKVLEDTDLLYSGWRELPPDFWDTHGKGMESWKEESRTYYRLSGPLAPELLVNEFLFQNGEAPLQAWVKERNGRSVLLETLVDYAHAKNNVWGITARNREQNFAFNLLMNPEIDFVTLLGQAGTGKTLLTLAAGLTQVLEAKRYSEIIMTRVTVPVGEDIGFLPGTEEEKMAPWMGALEDNLDVLNGTAGEGGDWGRAATRDLIRSRIKIKSLNFMRGRTFINKFLIIDEAQNLTPKQMKTLITRAGPGTKVVCLGNIAQIDTPYLTEGSSGLTFVVDRFKDWLHSGHITLQRGERSRLADHAAEVL; via the coding sequence ATGACCAAACGCGCACCCCGCACCCAGAAGACCAAGCTGTTCGTCCTCGACACCAACGTGCTGATGCACGATCCGACGAGCCTCTATCGCTTCGAGGAACACGACCTCTTCGTCCCGATCATGACGCTCGAGGAGCTCGACGCGAACAAGAAAGGGATGTCCGAAGTCGCGCGTAACGCCCGCCAGGCGAGCCGCATGATGGACGACATCGTCAGCGGGAGCCCGGACGACATCCATGCGGGCATCGCCCTCGACGGCCCGTCGCGCGGACTGGCGACCGGCAAACTGTTCCTGCAGACCGAAGCGATCAACGTCGCGCTGCCCGCTGCGCTGCCCACGGCGAAAGGCGACAACCATATCCTCGCGGTCGTGATGCACTTGGCCGAGCGCTTCTCGCAGCGCCCGGTGATCCTCGTCTCCAAGGACATCAACATGCGCATCAAGGCCCGCGCGCTGGGCCTCGACGCGCAGGACTACTTCAACGACAAGGTGCTCGAGGATACCGACCTCCTCTACAGCGGCTGGCGCGAGCTGCCGCCAGACTTCTGGGACACCCACGGCAAGGGCATGGAATCCTGGAAGGAGGAAAGCCGCACCTATTACCGCCTCAGCGGGCCGCTGGCCCCGGAGCTGCTGGTCAATGAGTTCCTGTTCCAGAACGGCGAGGCGCCGCTGCAGGCGTGGGTGAAGGAGCGCAACGGCCGCAGCGTGCTGCTCGAAACGCTGGTCGACTACGCGCACGCCAAGAACAACGTGTGGGGCATCACGGCACGCAATCGCGAGCAGAATTTCGCGTTCAACCTGCTGATGAACCCGGAAATCGACTTCGTCACGCTGCTCGGCCAGGCCGGCACCGGCAAGACACTGCTGACGCTGGCCGCCGGTCTCACCCAGGTGCTCGAAGCCAAGCGCTATTCCGAAATCATCATGACGCGCGTGACCGTGCCGGTCGGCGAGGACATCGGCTTTTTGCCCGGCACCGAGGAAGAGAAGATGGCGCCGTGGATGGGCGCGCTCGAGGACAACCTCGACGTATTGAACGGCACGGCCGGCGAAGGCGGCGACTGGGGCCGCGCCGCGACACGCGACCTGATCCGCAGCCGCATCAAGATCAAGAGCCTGAACTTCATGCGCGGGCGCACGTTCATCAACAAGTTCCTGATCATCGACGAGGCGCAGAACCTCACGCCGAAGCAGATGAAGACGCTGATCACGCGCGCGGGCCCCGGCACCAAAGTCGTATGCCTCGGCAACATCGCACAGATCGACACGCCCTATCTCACCGAAGGCAGCTCGGGCCTGACTTTCGTCGTCGATCGCTTCAAGGACTGGCTGCATTCAGGCCACATCACGCTGCAGCGCGGCGAACGTTCGCGGCTCGCGGACCACGCGGCCGAAGTACTGTAG
- a CDS encoding peroxiredoxin, whose translation MTASATSSTPEFSLPATGGTTVALPALRGSKVVLYFYPKDSTPGCTNETADFRDHHAAFRAAGCEVFGISRDSLKSHENFKAKLALPFELISDTDEVACNAFGVIKMKNMYGKAVRGIERSTFVLDAEGAIRHEWRGVKVPGHVQEVLDFVTTL comes from the coding sequence ATGACTGCAAGCGCCACTTCGTCCACCCCCGAATTCAGCCTGCCCGCCACGGGCGGAACCACCGTTGCGCTGCCCGCCCTGCGCGGCAGCAAGGTCGTGCTGTACTTCTATCCTAAGGACAGCACGCCCGGATGCACCAATGAAACGGCGGACTTCCGCGATCACCACGCGGCGTTTCGTGCCGCCGGCTGCGAAGTGTTCGGCATCTCGCGCGACAGCCTCAAGTCTCACGAAAACTTCAAGGCCAAGCTCGCGCTGCCGTTCGAGCTGATCTCCGATACCGATGAAGTCGCGTGCAACGCCTTTGGCGTCATCAAGATGAAGAATATGTACGGCAAAGCGGTGCGCGGCATCGAGCGCAGCACTTTCGTCCTCGACGCCGAGGGCGCGATCCGGCACGAATGGCGCGGCGTCAAGGTGCCCGGACACGTCCAGGAAGTGCTCGACTTCGTCACCACCCTCTAG
- a CDS encoding aldehyde dehydrogenase family protein: protein MQVFDMIINGKPVRAGSTFDVVNPATGEVFARVQAGDASHVDQAVAAARAAFPGWSRTPDAERKRLMHALGAALEAHMPELMELVTKEAGKPLGGLNGVGSGMEVGGAIAWTHVTADLELPVEVIQDNDDARIEVHRKPLGVVGSITPWNWPLMIAIWHVIPALRAGNTVVIKPSGMTPTATIRFVELANAILPPGVLNIVTGESGVGSAIAKHPDINKIVFTGSTPTGKNIMQNAAGNLKRLTLELGGNDAGIVLPDVDPKAIAPKLFGVGFHNNGQTCACLKRLYVHDSIYEKVCAELARIAKETVVGDGLVEGTELGPVQNKAQLDFVQELVEDARAHGARILSGGKARSGGGFFFEPTVIADAKDGMRVVDEEQFGPVLPVIRYSDIEEVIARANNNENGLGGSIWSKDHAKAAELALRLECGTAWVNEHGAVQPDAPFGGVKQSGLGVEFGRYGLEEYTSIQTLKIMKA from the coding sequence ATGCAGGTTTTCGACATGATCATCAACGGCAAGCCGGTGCGTGCCGGCAGCACCTTCGACGTCGTGAATCCAGCGACAGGGGAAGTGTTCGCGCGCGTGCAGGCGGGCGACGCCTCGCACGTCGACCAAGCCGTCGCAGCGGCGCGCGCGGCGTTCCCCGGCTGGAGCCGCACTCCGGACGCCGAGCGCAAGCGCCTGATGCACGCGCTCGGTGCGGCGCTCGAAGCGCACATGCCGGAGCTGATGGAGCTGGTCACAAAAGAGGCCGGCAAGCCGCTCGGCGGGTTGAACGGCGTCGGGTCGGGGATGGAAGTCGGGGGCGCGATCGCGTGGACGCACGTCACCGCCGACCTCGAACTGCCCGTCGAGGTGATCCAGGACAATGACGATGCGCGCATCGAAGTGCATCGCAAGCCGCTCGGCGTGGTCGGCTCGATCACGCCGTGGAACTGGCCGCTGATGATCGCGATCTGGCACGTGATCCCGGCGCTGCGTGCAGGCAACACGGTCGTCATCAAGCCGTCGGGCATGACGCCGACCGCGACGATCCGTTTCGTCGAGCTCGCCAATGCGATCCTGCCGCCGGGCGTGCTGAACATCGTCACCGGCGAATCCGGCGTCGGCTCGGCGATCGCGAAGCACCCGGACATCAACAAGATCGTGTTTACCGGTTCGACGCCGACCGGCAAGAACATCATGCAGAACGCTGCCGGCAACCTGAAGCGGCTCACGCTCGAGCTCGGCGGCAATGATGCCGGCATCGTGCTGCCGGACGTCGATCCGAAAGCGATCGCGCCGAAACTTTTCGGCGTCGGCTTCCACAACAATGGCCAGACCTGCGCGTGCCTCAAGCGCCTCTACGTGCACGACAGCATCTACGAGAAAGTGTGCGCCGAGCTGGCACGTATCGCCAAGGAGACGGTCGTCGGCGACGGACTGGTCGAAGGCACCGAGCTCGGACCGGTGCAGAACAAGGCGCAGCTGGACTTCGTGCAGGAACTCGTCGAGGACGCACGGGCGCATGGCGCACGCATCCTGTCCGGCGGCAAGGCCCGCAGCGGCGGCGGCTTCTTCTTCGAGCCGACGGTGATCGCGGACGCGAAGGACGGCATGCGCGTCGTCGACGAGGAGCAGTTCGGCCCGGTGCTGCCGGTGATCCGCTACTCGGACATCGAGGAAGTGATCGCGCGCGCGAACAACAATGAAAACGGGCTGGGCGGCTCGATCTGGTCGAAAGACCACGCGAAAGCCGCGGAGCTCGCGTTGCGCCTCGAATGCGGCACCGCGTGGGTGAACGAGCACGGCGCCGTGCAGCCCGACGCGCCGTTCGGCGGGGTCAAGCAGTCGGGCCTGGGCGTCGAGTTCGGCCGCTACGGGCTCGAGGAATACACGTCGATCCAGACGCTGAAGATCATGAAGGCTTAG
- the nadC gene encoding carboxylating nicotinate-nucleotide diphosphorylase yields MNLSQQLRIEIQRNVAASLAEDVGTGDLTARLIPWETDARGRVITREAAVLCGTAWFDAAFEVMSPAAAVVWHVRDGDRIEPGQVLCEVVASARVLLTAERTALNFLQLLSATATATRRFVDAIAGTRAKIVDTRKTLPGLRLAQKYAVTVGGGVNHRVGLYDGILVKENHIIAAGSIARVIEQAQAIAPSNVFIEIEVETLEELHEALDAGAKMILLDNMSLETMREAVRIADGRAELEASGGVNLEKVRAIAETGVDRISIGSLTKDVRAIDLSLRHVEE; encoded by the coding sequence ATGAATCTGTCACAACAGCTACGCATCGAAATCCAGCGCAACGTCGCCGCCTCGCTGGCGGAAGATGTCGGCACGGGCGACCTCACCGCGCGTCTGATCCCGTGGGAAACCGACGCGCGCGGTCGCGTCATCACGCGCGAAGCGGCGGTCCTGTGCGGCACCGCGTGGTTCGACGCCGCGTTCGAGGTGATGAGCCCCGCCGCGGCGGTCGTCTGGCACGTCCGCGACGGTGACCGGATCGAACCGGGCCAAGTGCTGTGCGAAGTCGTCGCAAGCGCCCGCGTGCTGCTCACCGCCGAGCGCACTGCGTTGAATTTTCTGCAGTTGCTTTCAGCAACGGCGACTGCGACCCGGCGTTTCGTCGACGCGATCGCCGGCACCCGGGCGAAGATCGTCGACACCCGCAAGACGTTGCCCGGGCTGCGCCTGGCGCAGAAATACGCGGTGACGGTGGGCGGCGGCGTGAACCACCGCGTCGGACTCTACGACGGCATCCTGGTCAAGGAAAACCACATCATCGCCGCCGGCAGCATCGCCCGTGTCATCGAGCAGGCACAGGCGATCGCACCGTCGAACGTGTTCATCGAGATCGAAGTCGAGACGCTCGAAGAACTCCATGAAGCGCTCGATGCCGGCGCGAAGATGATCCTGCTCGACAACATGAGCCTCGAGACGATGCGCGAAGCAGTGCGCATCGCAGACGGGCGGGCCGAGCTCGAAGCATCGGGCGGGGTGAATCTGGAAAAAGTGCGCGCGATCGCCGAAACGGGCGTGGACCGTATTTCGATCGGCAGTCTGACGAAGGACGTCCGGGCGATCGACCTGTCGCTGCGCCACGTCGAGGAATGA
- a CDS encoding pyridoxal phosphate-dependent aminotransferase translates to MAETQASPLDPDARMVRKSAKLANVCYDIRGPVLIKAKQMEDEGHKIIKLNIGNLAAFGFDAPEEIQLDMIRNLPNSAGYSESKGIFAARKAVMHYTQQKHIKGVTLEDIYIGNGVSELIVMAMNALLNIGDEVLVPAPDYPLWTAAVSLSGGTPVHYICDEANEWLPDLDDMRARITPNTRAIVVINPNNPTGALYPDHILQGIVDIAREHGLIVYADEVYDKVLYDGATHRSMGSFSEDVLTILFNGLSKNYRSCGYRAGWMVVCGDKRHAQDYIEGLNMLASMRLCANVPGQYAIQTALGGYQSIDDLVAEGGRMRRQRDLAHELISAIPGVSCVKPKATLYMFPKLDPKLYPIEDDQAFIAELLEEERVLLVQGSGFNWPHPDHFRLVFLPHEDDLRDAIGRIARFLEQYRKRHAA, encoded by the coding sequence ATGGCGGAAACGCAAGCATCCCCGCTGGACCCCGACGCGAGGATGGTGCGCAAGTCCGCGAAACTCGCCAATGTCTGCTACGACATTCGCGGGCCGGTGCTGATCAAGGCCAAGCAGATGGAGGACGAGGGGCACAAGATCATCAAGCTGAACATCGGCAATCTCGCCGCGTTCGGCTTCGACGCGCCGGAAGAGATCCAGCTCGACATGATCCGCAACCTGCCGAACTCGGCCGGCTACTCGGAATCGAAAGGCATTTTCGCCGCGCGCAAGGCGGTGATGCATTACACGCAGCAAAAGCACATCAAGGGCGTGACGCTCGAGGACATCTACATCGGCAACGGGGTGTCGGAGCTGATCGTGATGGCGATGAACGCGCTGCTGAACATCGGCGACGAGGTGCTCGTGCCGGCGCCCGATTACCCGTTGTGGACCGCTGCGGTGAGCCTGTCGGGTGGCACGCCGGTGCATTACATCTGCGACGAAGCCAACGAATGGCTGCCCGACCTCGACGACATGCGCGCGCGTATCACCCCGAACACGCGCGCAATCGTCGTCATCAACCCCAACAACCCGACCGGCGCGCTGTATCCGGACCACATCCTGCAGGGCATCGTCGACATCGCCCGGGAGCACGGCCTGATCGTCTACGCGGACGAGGTGTACGACAAGGTGTTGTACGACGGTGCGACGCACCGGTCGATGGGCTCGTTCTCCGAGGACGTGCTGACGATCCTCTTCAACGGCCTGTCGAAAAACTACCGCTCGTGCGGCTACCGCGCCGGATGGATGGTCGTGTGCGGCGACAAGCGCCACGCGCAGGACTACATCGAAGGGCTCAACATGCTCGCGTCGATGCGGCTGTGCGCGAACGTGCCGGGGCAGTACGCGATCCAGACCGCGCTCGGCGGCTACCAGAGCATCGACGATCTGGTCGCGGAAGGCGGGCGCATGCGCCGTCAGCGCGACCTCGCGCACGAGCTGATCAGCGCGATCCCGGGCGTCAGCTGCGTCAAGCCGAAAGCGACGCTGTACATGTTTCCGAAGCTCGACCCGAAGCTTTACCCGATCGAGGACGACCAGGCGTTCATCGCCGAACTGCTCGAAGAAGAGCGCGTGCTGCTCGTGCAGGGCAGCGGCTTCAACTGGCCGCACCCGGATCATTTCCGGCTCGTGTTCCTGCCGCACGAGGACGACCTGCGCGACGCGATCGGACGGATCGCGCGCTTTCTCGAGCAGTATCGCAAGCGGCACGCCGCCTGA
- a CDS encoding Mth938-like domain-containing protein: MKLNLEQNPNLNLFTGYAADHVMVNKVRHEGNLIVTSERVLVWAAAGFDDLAADDFVALRELAPEVVLLGTGSRLRFPSPRVLRPLIDAGIGYEVMDLAAACRTYNILATEGRAVAAALIFDAP; encoded by the coding sequence ATGAAGCTGAATCTCGAACAGAACCCGAACCTCAACCTCTTCACCGGCTATGCCGCCGATCACGTGATGGTCAACAAGGTGCGCCACGAGGGCAACCTCATCGTGACGAGCGAGCGTGTGCTGGTGTGGGCAGCGGCCGGATTCGACGATCTTGCCGCCGACGACTTCGTCGCCCTGCGCGAACTCGCACCCGAGGTCGTCCTCCTCGGCACCGGTTCGCGGCTGCGCTTTCCGTCGCCACGCGTGCTGCGCCCGCTGATCGACGCCGGTATCGGCTACGAAGTCATGGACCTCGCGGCGGCATGCCGCACCTACAATATCCTGGCCACCGAAGGTCGCGCCGTCGCCGCCGCACTGATTTTCGACGCGCCCTGA
- a CDS encoding DUF294 nucleotidyltransferase-like domain-containing protein yields MTATAAGMLIGASSDFLKRFSPFNRMEPPALDFLAERAVLAFHARGSEILTPEMGQPRHFHIIQRGKVQARQFGPATVTDYTTMTLGPGECFPIGAISSQHPSTNSYVAVEDSFIYQLPAEDFLKLMQMSPVFHLFCTQYIASLLNQSRQQLQTSFAQRAAEQQTMTTPLGELVKKEAIFVTPGTSIRAALEKMSEMRLGCMVIVDAEQRPVGILTQSDLLSRIVLPAIDLQRPVSEVMTRDPHRMPASASAYDAALEMATHGVRHLLVTDSDDRLKGVVSERDLFSLQRISLRQVRAGIEGAVDVDGLQRASRDIRQLALNLIAQGVGAEQLTQFISALNDALTRRIIDLAAARHDIHGIDYAWLAFGSEGRHEQTLSSDQDNGVIFVSPPGADREALRKPLLAFGREVNENLAACGFPLCKGNIMASNPELCLTVEEWRGRFGDWIREPDPQALLNASIFFDYRVLCGNERLGDQLRTWLNNTARANTAFLRMMAVNALQVAPPLGRIRDFVVDDDDTIDLKKCGARLFVDVARILALRTGVASSSTVQRLRQAGAKMGMQAEEIAALIDGFHFIQLLRLRSQHLETEHDAPGDNRINPDELNELDRRILKEAFRQARKLQLRLKLDYQL; encoded by the coding sequence ATGACCGCCACCGCCGCCGGGATGCTGATCGGCGCCAGCTCGGATTTTCTCAAGCGCTTCTCGCCCTTCAACCGGATGGAGCCCCCCGCGCTCGACTTCCTCGCCGAGCGCGCAGTGCTGGCGTTTCATGCGCGGGGCAGCGAGATCCTGACGCCCGAGATGGGGCAACCGCGACATTTTCATATCATCCAGCGCGGCAAGGTGCAGGCGCGCCAGTTCGGCCCCGCAACCGTCACGGATTACACGACGATGACGCTCGGGCCGGGCGAATGCTTCCCGATCGGCGCGATTTCGTCGCAGCACCCGTCGACGAACAGCTACGTCGCCGTCGAGGACAGCTTCATCTACCAGTTGCCGGCCGAGGACTTTCTCAAGCTCATGCAGATGAGCCCGGTGTTCCACCTGTTCTGCACCCAGTACATCGCCAGCCTGCTGAACCAGTCGCGCCAGCAGTTGCAGACCAGCTTCGCGCAGCGCGCCGCCGAGCAGCAAACGATGACGACGCCGCTCGGCGAACTCGTGAAGAAGGAAGCGATCTTCGTCACACCCGGAACGTCGATCCGCGCGGCGCTCGAAAAGATGTCCGAAATGCGCCTCGGCTGCATGGTGATCGTCGACGCCGAACAGCGCCCGGTCGGCATCCTCACGCAGAGCGACCTGCTGTCGCGCATCGTTTTGCCGGCGATCGACCTGCAGCGTCCGGTGAGCGAGGTGATGACCCGCGATCCGCACCGGATGCCGGCCTCGGCGTCCGCGTACGACGCGGCGCTCGAAATGGCGACGCATGGCGTGCGCCACCTGCTCGTCACCGACAGCGACGACAGGCTCAAGGGAGTCGTGTCCGAGCGCGACCTGTTCTCGCTGCAGCGCATCAGCCTGCGCCAGGTTCGCGCCGGCATCGAGGGCGCGGTGGACGTGGACGGGCTGCAGCGGGCGAGCCGCGACATTCGCCAGCTCGCGCTGAACCTGATCGCCCAGGGCGTCGGCGCCGAACAGCTGACCCAGTTCATCTCCGCGCTCAACGATGCGCTCACCCGCCGCATCATCGACCTCGCCGCCGCCAGACACGACATCCACGGCATCGATTACGCTTGGCTCGCGTTCGGCTCCGAAGGACGGCATGAACAGACCCTGTCCTCGGACCAGGACAATGGCGTGATCTTCGTCAGCCCGCCAGGCGCCGACAGGGAAGCCTTGCGCAAGCCTCTGCTCGCGTTCGGCAGGGAGGTGAACGAAAACCTCGCGGCCTGCGGTTTTCCGCTGTGCAAGGGCAACATCATGGCGAGCAACCCGGAGCTGTGCCTGACAGTAGAGGAATGGCGAGGACGTTTCGGCGACTGGATCCGCGAACCGGACCCACAGGCGCTGCTCAATGCATCGATTTTCTTCGATTACCGCGTGCTGTGCGGCAACGAACGGCTGGGCGACCAGTTGCGCACCTGGCTGAACAATACCGCGCGAGCGAATACGGCTTTCCTGCGCATGATGGCCGTGAACGCCCTTCAGGTCGCCCCGCCGCTCGGCCGCATTCGCGATTTCGTGGTCGACGACGACGACACGATCGACTTGAAGAAATGCGGCGCCCGCCTGTTCGTCGACGTCGCCCGCATCCTCGCGCTGCGCACCGGCGTCGCTTCGAGCAGCACTGTCCAGCGCCTGCGCCAGGCCGGCGCGAAGATGGGCATGCAGGCCGAGGAAATCGCGGCGCTGATCGATGGCTTCCACTTCATCCAGTTGCTGCGCCTGCGCTCGCAGCATCTCGAAACCGAACACGATGCGCCGGGCGACAACCGCATCAATCCCGACGAACTCAATGAACTCGACCGTCGCATCCTCAAGGAAGCGTTTCGCCAGGCTCGCAAGCTCCAGCTCCGGCTGAAGCTCGACTACCAGCTATAG